The Natronocella acetinitrilica genome has a segment encoding these proteins:
- the rpoS gene encoding RNA polymerase sigma factor RpoS has product MARKRTAGQRVDAAQDAAVEDGTGLLGVSKDDAQLVEEVDAVDEEKENEEEEETLQFSPGEHAGSSLDATQLYLNEIGFSPLLTAEEEVYFARKAQRGCAASRRRMIESNLRLVVKIARRYMNRGLAFLDLIEEGNLGLIRAVEKFDPERGFRFSTYATWWIRQTIERAIMNQTRTIRLPIHVIKEINQYLRAARKLTQTLDHEPSADEIAKMLDRPLADVQRMMGLNEGTTSVDTPIGKDADRVLLDAIPDENNPDPSVLLQDEDVLHHLETWLDELTDKQRAVVERRFGLRGRDRATLEEVGNEIGVTRERVRQIQIDALKKLRDLMEKEGFSQDAVFG; this is encoded by the coding sequence ATGGCGAGGAAACGGACTGCCGGGCAGCGTGTGGACGCGGCGCAGGATGCCGCAGTCGAAGACGGTACCGGGCTGCTGGGTGTGTCGAAAGACGACGCGCAACTCGTAGAAGAAGTCGATGCCGTCGACGAAGAAAAAGAGAATGAAGAGGAGGAGGAAACACTGCAGTTCTCACCCGGTGAGCACGCCGGGTCCAGTCTGGATGCCACGCAACTCTATCTGAACGAGATCGGTTTCTCGCCGCTGCTGACGGCCGAGGAAGAAGTCTACTTCGCGCGCAAGGCACAGCGTGGTTGCGCCGCGTCCCGCCGTCGCATGATCGAGAGCAATCTGCGCCTGGTGGTCAAGATTGCCCGGCGATACATGAATCGCGGTCTGGCGTTTCTTGATCTGATCGAAGAGGGCAACCTCGGTCTTATCCGTGCGGTGGAAAAGTTCGATCCGGAACGGGGCTTCCGTTTCTCGACCTACGCCACCTGGTGGATTCGCCAGACCATCGAGCGGGCGATCATGAATCAGACCCGTACGATCCGACTGCCGATCCACGTCATCAAGGAGATCAACCAGTACTTGCGCGCCGCGCGAAAACTCACGCAGACGCTGGATCACGAGCCATCCGCTGACGAAATCGCCAAGATGCTCGATCGCCCTCTGGCGGATGTGCAGCGGATGATGGGGCTGAACGAGGGCACAACGTCCGTGGACACGCCCATCGGCAAGGATGCTGACCGTGTATTGCTCGATGCCATCCCCGACGAGAACAACCCGGACCCCTCGGTTCTGCTTCAGGACGAAGATGTCCTGCATCACCTTGAGACCTGGCTTGACGAGTTGACGGACAAGCAACGGGCCGTGGTGGAGCGGCGATTCGGCTTGCGTGGCCGCGATCGTGCCACCCTGGAAGAGGTCGGCAATGAAATCGGGGTCACCCGTGAACGTGTTCGGCAAATCCAGATAGATGCGTTGAAGAAGTTGCGGGATCTTATGGAAAAGGAAGGGTTTTCGCAGGACGCAGTGTTTGGCTGA
- a CDS encoding Mth938-like domain-containing protein, protein MENTGDANRIHSYDDGFVVINGERYEGTTVVMPGTLRPGWGPLSLAELTTAHADELLALDPELIVLGTGALQRFPAREFMVRSMEAGVGVEAMTTAAACRTYNVLIAEQRRALALLFMIEGPGTAD, encoded by the coding sequence ATGGAAAACACTGGCGACGCCAATCGTATTCACAGTTACGACGACGGCTTCGTCGTGATAAACGGCGAGCGCTACGAGGGCACGACGGTGGTGATGCCTGGTACGCTGCGCCCCGGCTGGGGGCCATTGAGCCTGGCGGAACTGACTACGGCCCATGCCGACGAACTACTGGCGCTGGATCCGGAGTTGATCGTACTGGGTACGGGTGCTCTGCAGCGGTTTCCCGCTCGCGAGTTCATGGTGCGATCCATGGAGGCCGGAGTCGGCGTCGAAGCCATGACCACAGCTGCCGCCTGCAGAACCTACAATGTGCTCATCGCCGAGCAGCGCCGGGCGCTGGCTCTTCTGTTCATGATCGAGGGCCCGGGCACCGCTGACTGA